In Chlamydia sp., the genomic stretch TGGGTTACATTTTTGCAAGATGCTCTTAATCAATGCTGTTTTTCCACTTCCATTTTTCCCTGACAGTACAACTCTATCCCCTTTTTCAACAGCAAAGGATATTTCATTAAGAACTGTTTTCTCGGAGTTATTATATCTCACACAATAATCCCTCACATCAACCAGACGTTTCTTGTGATGCGTAAGCTGAACCAATTTCAAATCCACTGGGGATTCTATATCCTGCAAAAGGCCCTCTTTTTCATCAATCTCACGCTGGATACGTTTCTCCATCTGTTTTACTCTGCTCTGCATTTTCTTGGTTTTTGCACCTATGTAGCTCCTTGTGCTAAGACATCTGTCATGCTCTTTTATTGGGTCAAATCCTATTTTTGTACCTTCGTTCTTATCAGCCCATCTTGTAACACGATCCGCAGCACGATTTAGCTTCTGAATTTCCTTCAAATGCTTTTCGTTCTCTGCCAAGGCAAATTTATCTTTCTTCTCCTTATTCTCCCACCAAACTGAGAAATTTCCATTTTGCACATCAATACTGCTTCTGTTCAACACTAGACAATGATCCGTACAAGCATCCAGCAAATCTCTATCGTGGGAAACAAGTATAAATCCCTTCTTAGAAGCCAGATAGTCCTTCACACTCTCACGTGCAGCTTTATCCAGGTGGTTTGTTGGCTCATCTATGAGCAAGAATTCATTTTCCTCTGAAAATAAAATAGCAAGCAATGCCTTTGTTCGCTCTCCTGGACTTAATGTGCAAAAGGGTCTATACAAAATATCTGCTTCCTCAGAAAGCTCACTAAGTTCACAGATTACCCTCCACATTTCACATCCCGGCTTCAGCTCCTCCATAAAGTCAGCCACAGAAAGTTCCATCTGTTGCTCTGTAATGTGATAAGGAAAAAGATCAAACTTTGTTGATGTATGAATACTCCCTTCAAATGTATATTTCCCCATAAGAAGGTTGAGAAAAGTAGTTTTACCCTTTCCATTTCTCCCTACAAAACCTAGCTTCCAATTTGTATCTATGGAAAATGAAACATTTTCGAAAACAATATCAAAGCTTCCCTCATAACCGAAGGTAAGATTATTTACATTAATTTGTGCCATATAACTTCCTCCTTTCATGGTTCCACGCAATAAAAAAGAACCATTTGTTGCCAAACAGTTCCATTACATACTATAACCTCTAATTTTTTGTAGAAAGAGCCACCAGAATACACCTGTGCCATCCACACTTCTTCAAATTTTTTGCACACTAAAAGAGAGGTTATGAGAACATAATCCACTTTTGGCAACACGAAAAATAGAATGATCAATAAGCTCACAGCTAAATAAATCTTCATGCAATCAAAA encodes the following:
- a CDS encoding ATP-binding cassette domain-containing protein, which produces MKGGSYMAQINVNNLTFGYEGSFDIVFENVSFSIDTNWKLGFVGRNGKGKTTFLNLLMGKYTFEGSIHTSTKFDLFPYHITEQQMELSVADFMEELKPGCEMWRVICELSELSEEADILYRPFCTLSPGERTKALLAILFSEENEFLLIDEPTNHLDKAARESVKDYLASKKGFILVSHDRDLLDACTDHCLVLNRSSIDVQNGNFSVWWENKEKKDKFALAENEKHLKEIQKLNRAADRVTRWADKNEGTKIGFDPIKEHDRCLSTRSYIGAKTKKMQSRVKQMEKRIQREIDEKEGLLQDIESPVDLKLVQLTHHKKRLVDVRDYCVRYNNSEKTVLNEISFAVEKGDRVVLSGKNGSGKTALIKSILQKCNPEMISMDVTEEGTCQVASGLIISYVGQETAGLKGNIENYCKEHNLDKSLFCSIL